The sequence TACTCCTGCTCAGAACCATCACCGCTTGAACTCGCATCCTCATGTGAACCATCAAATCCATCACTCCCTATTATTTTTCTCACCGCAACAGATGATGAAATGATCCCATGGCAGCACACTGAATTGCTCTCAAATGCTTTAAAAGGGTCTGGATTTAGCAATGTGCACCCACTCTTTGTTGATCAGGGAGGCCACAACATACAAATTAAACTCGGATCCTTCGTCCAATCATATACCGATGGATCTAGCAGCAAACCCTTCGATGAACAGCACAATGCAGCAGCTAGCAAAATCCGCCAGATTATCACAGATGTTATTAACAGACATAAAAGCAAAGATGTTGTTTCGGAAAATATTTAAATCAGAAAAAACTCAACCAAGGCCCAGGACAAGATTTTTAAGCTTTTCGGCTCCTTCGTTCACAGGTGTTTGCGATGTATCAATCTCTAACTGATACGATATTCCATCGTTTTCAACATTCAAATAATGACTGCGCGCATGTCCTTTTGGAGATGTTCCCCGAGCAATTTCACGAGCCTCTAAGGTTTCTATCGGTGCTGAAACCTTAACCCAATACACAGAAAGCCCCGCCAGCTCTTGCTGTAAATCACTTGTCCACTCTTTTTTATAAGGAATATAGTCCATAATGACGTTGCAACCAGATTTTGCATACTCAGCAATAGCAGAATTCATACCATATGCAACTCGATCCCCCTGATCACCAGTCAAAAGAGTTATTACCTGATTGCCTGCATCATCTGATGTATTGGTTACCCATCGGATTGGATTCTCTTTTTGCCATTCTGCCATATTTTCAAGATCTATATCCGGCATTGGAGCATCAAACAACGTATCAATCCCAAGTTTAATCCAAAGATTAGGCATCATCATTTTTTGAAATTTTTTCTGCAATGAAGTTTTGCCTGCAGCAGAAGGCCCATTGAGAATAATAATTGAGCCACATTTTCTTGAAAGAATTTGATTTTTTCTAAAAAAAATCCATCCAATCCCCATCAAAAAAACTACAATAAAAAGCATTATAAAATTTTTTTGCATACAAATTTTCCTCTACACATAAAAATATGGCCCGCGATTTTTATCACGGGCCATATCTAAAACAATCAGCTATTTTTTTGCTCGACGCGCCTTGCGATTTCCCGCGGCTGCGTTTCCAGCATTTTCTTTGCCTGCTTTTTCTGCATCACCATCTTCGGATGGACCGCTCATGCTAATTTGCTCGAGCTCTTCTTCGCGAGCTCTACGCAAGTTATCGATCGCCTCGTCCGAAACAGCTGATGAATCAATCTTAAAGACGGCTTGAACAACCCGCTCTTTGATCTCGATCATCATACGCTCAAAGGCATAAAATGACTCTCGTTTGTATTCAATAAGTGGATCGCGCTGCGCATAGCCTCTAAAATTAATCCCATCTTTAATCTGATCAAGATTGTTCAAATGAGTTCGCCATGCATAATCAATCGTTTCAAGCAAAATCCAACGTTCAATATTTGCAACAACATCTGCAGAAAGCTTTGATCGAATTTGTAAGAAATAATTCCACAATGCATCAACAACTTTTCTTTCAAGCTCTGCTACAAATAATGGTAATTCAAGTCCCGTGAAAAATGATTCTTCAAGCCCTGTATGCCCTACAAGCAGATGTGTAATTTGCGATAATTCTTCTGACGAAATTTTACCACGAGCAGCAACCTGCTGAACCACATATGAAACAGAGTCCTGTAAAAACTCTAAGATAATTTCGTTAGAGCCTTCGATTGATTCTAAAATCTCACGACGATATTGATAAATGATTTTTCTTTGCTGATTCATTACGTCATCGTACTCAAGAACATGCTTGCGACGATCGAAGTTTTTTTGCTCAAGGGCATGTTGCGCTTGCGCAATACTGCTACTTACCAAACCACCTTCAATACGTTCACCCGGCTCAAGGCCTGCGCGCTCCATAACATTTTTCATCCGATCGCCAGAGTGGTGTCGAATAAAATCATCTTCCAGCGAAATGTAAAATTTGCTCGAACCTGGATCACCTTGACGACCAGAACGACCACGAAGCTGATTATCAATACGACGAGATTCATGTCGCTCGGTACCAATGACTCGCAAACCACCAAGCTCTACAACACCTTCTCCAAGTTTAATATCAGTACCACGCCCAGCCATATTGGTTGCAATCGTAATGCGACTTTTTTCACCAGCATGTTTTACAATTTCCGCTTCTCGCGCATGTTGTTTTGCGTTAAGCACTTCATGAGGAATGCCAATCTGACGCAACAAATGAGAAATCAATTCTGAAACCTCAATCGAAACCGTACCCACAAGCACAGGCTGCTGACGCTTATAACTTTCTACGATATCTTCGATAATTGCTTTGTATTTGTCTTCTCGCAACAACACAACAACGTCGTCTTCATCAGACCTGATCATTGGGCGATTGGTTGGAATCTCAACAACGCCAAGTTTATAAATTTTGTGAAACTCGGCTGCTTCTGTTTGCGCGGTACCCGTCATGCCAGAAAGCTTTTTGTACATTCTAAAGTAATTTTGCAGAGTAATTGTTGCTAATGTTTGGCTTTCACGCTCGATCTCAACACCCTCTTTGGCTTCAAGCGCCTGATGAAGACCATCGCTATACCTACGACCATCCAAAATACGACCAGTAAACTCATCAACAATCATTACTTGTCCATCTTGAACAACATAATCAACATCACGCTTAAAAATCACATTTGCCTTGAGAGCTTGTGTTAAGTGATGCAAAAGCAAAACGTTTTCTGCTGCGTACAAGTTTGACACGCGAAGCGCTAATTCAAGCTTATCAATTCCCGGCTCTAAGATATTTACATGACGATCTTTTTCATCAACCTCATAGTCAACACCTTTTTTAAGACGCTTAACCGCAGAATCAGCCTGTTCGTACATCTTGCTACTTTTTTCAGCAGTCCCTGAAATAATCAATGGCGTACGAGCTTCATCGATCAAAATCGAGTCGACCTCGTCAACGATCGCAAATTCAGGATTTCTTTGCACAAAATTTGCAATATCAAATTTCATGTTATCGCGAAGATAATCAAAACCAAACTCATTGTTGGTTCCATAGGTAATATCTGCAGCGTATGCTTTACGTCGCTCAGAATCATTCATGTTATTTTGAATAATCCCAACGGAAAGACCCAAAAACTCATACAACGGACGATTAAGTTCAGCATCTCGACGAACCAAATAATCGTTAACCGTAACAAGATGAGAGCCTTTTCCCGCAAGGGCATTTAAATACAATGGCAATGTTGCAACAAGCGTTTTACCTTCACCGGTTTTCATCTCAGCAATCTTGCCTTCGTGCAAGACCATTCCACCAATCAACTGAACATCGTAATGACGCATCCCAAGAACTCTACGACTCGCTTCTCTGGCAACCGCAAAGGCTTCCACTAAGATGTCGTCCAGAGTTTCTCCACTTTCCAACCGTGCTCGAAACTCAAAAGTTTTTTCTTTTAACTGCTCATCTGAAAGCGCTTGAATAACTGGTTCAAGATTATTAATCGCAGTTACCTTTGATGAAAGCCTTTTAAGCTCTCTATCATTTTTTGTGCCAAATATAACGGCCAATAATCGTGCTATCATAAATCTCTTCCTCTACGAAGATGATTAGCACCACGTGCTTAATCAATCAACATCAATATTTGTTACCATACGCAGTATTGTACCAGAAAAGTAGTTTCTTTTGAAAAAAAACACCTCAACCACAAATTGTCAATTAAAGAACCATTTACAATAAATCAACTTATTTTTAATCTCAGTCAATATGAACAACACAATAGCAAGGTTTTTTGAATGATTAGCCCCGCGTCTTTAAAAACTGAACTCCCTCTTTCCGCTGAATTTGGTTTTATTTTAAGAATCAACGGAACTATCGTTGATATCCAATGCACGACCGACCACCTTCCTCCAATCAACACGCTTATTTTTACCAACATGACAATTCCAGGACAGGCTGACACAAAAAAAGTACACTTTGAAGTTGCCCAACACATTAGTGACGGTATTATTCGCTGCATAGCACTTGAACCACTTACCGCTGTCTCACGAAAAATGCCAGTATTTTCAACCAATACAACGATTACAGCACCAGTAGGATCAAATACACTCGGACGTGTTTTTGATGTACTTGGACGACCAATTGACGGAAAAGGCGATATCGATTCAACAACTCCTCGTCACTCGATTTATAAAAATCCACCCGAACTCACTGAGCAAAAAATTCAATCAGAGCTTCTTGAAACAGGTATAAAAATTATCGATCTGCTATGTCCGTACATTAAAGGTTCAAAAATTGGTCTTTTTGGTGGAGCTGGAGTTGGTAAAACAGTTTTAGTGCAAGAACTCATTCGCAACGTTGCAATCGAGCACAGTGGCCGCTCTGTTTTTGTTGGGATTGGAGAACGAACGCGTGAAGGAAACGAACTGTGGCTTGAAATGACGGCCAATAAAGTTCTTGATAACACCGCATTTGTTTTTGGACAAATGGGTGATATGCCCGGAGCTCGTCTCCGCGTTGGATTTACCGGACTTACCATGGCCGAATACTTCAGAGATGTTGAAAAGCGCGACACGCTTCTTTTTATCGACAACATCTTCAGATACATTCAAGCAGGATCAGAAGTCTCTGCGTTGCTTGGTCGAATGCCATCATCTGTCGGATATCAACCAACACTGGCAACAGAAATGGGAGCACTGCAAGAACGAATCACCAGTACCCACTCGGGATCAATCACCTCTATTCAAGCGGTATACGTACCCGCCGATGACTACACCGATCCCGCCCCAGCAACAACATTTCAACATCTTGATGCTGCAACTGTTCTTTCTCGAAAAATTGCTCAAGCTGGTAGATATCCAGCAATCGATCCACTAGAATCATTTTCAAACGGATTACGCCCAGAAATTGTTGGCCACAGACACTACACAATCGCACAAACAATTCAACACACATTACAAAAATATAAAGAGCTCCAAGACATTATCGCCATCTTGGGTTTTGATGAACTTTCAGAATCAGATAAAATCACCGTCAGCCGCGCAAAAAAGATCGAAAACTTTCTTACTCAACCGCTGTTTGTTGGAGCTCAGTACATTAACATCCCTGGAAGGTTTGTAAGAAAAGACACCACCGTGGATAATTTTGAACAAATCGTTACAGGTCAATGCGATCACATGCCAGATCAGTCGTTTTACATGAAGGGAACTCTTAACGATGTCTACGAGCACCTCAAAATCAACATCAAATAATTTAATCACCATTCAAATCCTGACTGAAGCAGGAGAGCAAACGATTAATGCCCTCTGGATAGAAATCAGCTCTCCAAATGGATTTTTTTCTGTAGGCAAAGGCCACATTCCAACAATATCTTTGCTAAAAATCGGTGGTATTTTAACCTACTCAAAAATAGAGGGAACCGTTGAAACACTTGCAGTTCCAGGAGGGATGGCAATAATTCAAAACGATCTGGTAAAACTTATCTTATACAAACCAATAAGCGAATATTAAATGCGCGCATTTTTATTAACAATTCCCGTTATCGCTATCCTGTTCCTTTTCACAGTTACCATGACTCCGAAAAAAGAACCTGCAACAACTCTTTCGTCACGCAAAAAAATACATGCTAATCTTTCTCAAAAATTATCCCATATGCCTGACGACGATTTACAAAAAGCCCTCTCTCTGCAGCTTGCTGAAGAAAGCCGAGGATCAGGTGTTGTCGCAGGGAAAATCAGCCTTGCAGGACAGCCAATTTTTGTAAAAAAAATACGAATAACAGACACTGAAATGCTTGAGAAAAATCAGTTCTCAACAGCTAATCACTTTAATCTTCCTCTTCATTACTACAGACCCAAATATACCGGATTTGGGGTTTGGCGAGAGTTATATTGTTGTCAAAAGGCAACCGAATGGGTTCTTTCTAACAAATGCGTATCTTTTCCACTCTTATACCACTTCAGAATCCTAAAAAAAGAAAAACGTTTTTATCATTCTATCGACTGGGCAGAAAACGATAGTCCAGAAATTAATTCTTTTTTAAACGAACATCAGAATGCGACCCACGAACTTGTCTTATTTTTTGAATATATTCCAAAAACGCTTGAAGAATGGCTGATTGAAGAAATTAAAACAAAAACAGAAGATGAATTTGGCAATGCCATTCAATTGGTTCTTAAAAAACTTCATGCTCTTGCAAGCTTTTTAAGAAATGAAGGCTTAATTCACATCGATCCGCACGTTCAAAATATCCTTGTTCAAGAAGATGATCTTTTTATCACGGATTTTGGACTTGCAGCCATGAATGATTTTGATCTAACACCCACAGAGAAATACTACATTTTAAATAATATCTATTTTACGGAACGAGCACTTACAACCTACTTATACAAAGAACTTTTAAACTACTATTTTTTTGATCCCAAAAGCCAAAAAGCTCACCGTTATGATGGCACAGCCGCAAGCAATAATACTTCCGATTTCTTTGTAAAAAACTACAAAACCGCAGAAGTTTTTATACAAGAAATGAAAAAAAAAGAAGAAGACCCCTTGCGACTCTTTCCGCTCGACGAAACGATGGACAATCTTATAAAAAATGCTCCAAACGAATGTCCTTACCAAGACGAAATTAATGACGAATCCTAAAAACAAATTGCCTCAAAGAAAAAACCACCCTAAACTCAACATAATTTTTTAACTACGATTTTTTGAAAAACAGATGAAAAGAATCACTTTTCTTGCAAGCATTGCTCTTATTCTTCTTTTTTTTGCATCACAATATTTTATGGTCTTTTCTGGGCCCAAAAATGAACCCGATGCAAAAGAAGCAGTTGCTCTTGATTTTCTTTCATTTCAAAAAATTGTACACCACCATCAACTTCGCGAAAAAACATTTATAGCTCGGGATAAAACAGCATTATTTTATCGCTTTATACCAAGCAACCACCCAACAGAAACACTCATCATTTTCTTACATGGCTCGAGCTACCATGGGAGATACCTGGTTCCCCTGGG comes from Candidatus Dependentiae bacterium and encodes:
- the secA gene encoding preprotein translocase subunit SecA — its product is MIARLLAVIFGTKNDRELKRLSSKVTAINNLEPVIQALSDEQLKEKTFEFRARLESGETLDDILVEAFAVAREASRRVLGMRHYDVQLIGGMVLHEGKIAEMKTGEGKTLVATLPLYLNALAGKGSHLVTVNDYLVRRDAELNRPLYEFLGLSVGIIQNNMNDSERRKAYAADITYGTNNEFGFDYLRDNMKFDIANFVQRNPEFAIVDEVDSILIDEARTPLIISGTAEKSSKMYEQADSAVKRLKKGVDYEVDEKDRHVNILEPGIDKLELALRVSNLYAAENVLLLHHLTQALKANVIFKRDVDYVVQDGQVMIVDEFTGRILDGRRYSDGLHQALEAKEGVEIERESQTLATITLQNYFRMYKKLSGMTGTAQTEAAEFHKIYKLGVVEIPTNRPMIRSDEDDVVVLLREDKYKAIIEDIVESYKRQQPVLVGTVSIEVSELISHLLRQIGIPHEVLNAKQHAREAEIVKHAGEKSRITIATNMAGRGTDIKLGEGVVELGGLRVIGTERHESRRIDNQLRGRSGRQGDPGSSKFYISLEDDFIRHHSGDRMKNVMERAGLEPGERIEGGLVSSSIAQAQHALEQKNFDRRKHVLEYDDVMNQQRKIIYQYRREILESIEGSNEIILEFLQDSVSYVVQQVAARGKISSEELSQITHLLVGHTGLEESFFTGLELPLFVAELERKVVDALWNYFLQIRSKLSADVVANIERWILLETIDYAWRTHLNNLDQIKDGINFRGYAQRDPLIEYKRESFYAFERMMIEIKERVVQAVFKIDSSAVSDEAIDNLRRAREEELEQISMSGPSEDGDAEKAGKENAGNAAAGNRKARRAKK
- a CDS encoding F0F1 ATP synthase subunit beta; its protein translation is MISPASLKTELPLSAEFGFILRINGTIVDIQCTTDHLPPINTLIFTNMTIPGQADTKKVHFEVAQHISDGIIRCIALEPLTAVSRKMPVFSTNTTITAPVGSNTLGRVFDVLGRPIDGKGDIDSTTPRHSIYKNPPELTEQKIQSELLETGIKIIDLLCPYIKGSKIGLFGGAGVGKTVLVQELIRNVAIEHSGRSVFVGIGERTREGNELWLEMTANKVLDNTAFVFGQMGDMPGARLRVGFTGLTMAEYFRDVEKRDTLLFIDNIFRYIQAGSEVSALLGRMPSSVGYQPTLATEMGALQERITSTHSGSITSIQAVYVPADDYTDPAPATTFQHLDAATVLSRKIAQAGRYPAIDPLESFSNGLRPEIVGHRHYTIAQTIQHTLQKYKELQDIIAILGFDELSESDKITVSRAKKIENFLTQPLFVGAQYINIPGRFVRKDTTVDNFEQIVTGQCDHMPDQSFYMKGTLNDVYEHLKINIK